The proteins below come from a single Chitinophaga pinensis DSM 2588 genomic window:
- a CDS encoding sensor histidine kinase — protein MEKPLISNIDNLFGNTVMEAIPECVKLVSQEGIILYINKTGLSYIDAIRMDEAIGKVVFDLIAPEYRTLWLDMNRRVCAGDTLEWEYEVVGLKGTRRYLQTRAIPHIMADGSHAQLAITKDITETRVASQIVAENKKRLEVSEARFRTLADKIQNLAWMADADGNMYWYNDRWFEYTGTTMEDMKGWGWKKLHHPDHLQKVIDFIKVAWTKNKPFEITHMLRGKDGNYRWFLSQGTPILDTAGNIIEWMGTLTDVDEQQQSLVLLENKVAERTEQLNQANMALLRSNNELQQFAHVASHDLKEPVRKIGIFTNLLQEQLKRGNTDKAVAYSEKIEHAATRMAALIEGILQYASVDGQQQESMHADLNQIMQYVQTDLELAIQQKEAKIIFKDVMPVVKGMPVLLQQLFYNIINNALKFSRPDIPPQIEISAGILHEQEVIVNGLNPKLQYVAICIRDNGIGFDQSNAQNIFRTYYRLNSKDQYEGTGLGLSLCRKIVERHGGTIEAEGIAGEGALFKIVLPVK, from the coding sequence GTGGAAAAGCCTCTCATCAGCAACATCGATAATCTTTTTGGAAATACGGTTATGGAAGCCATTCCTGAATGTGTAAAATTAGTAAGCCAGGAAGGTATCATTCTCTATATTAACAAAACTGGTCTGTCATATATTGACGCCATACGTATGGATGAAGCAATTGGTAAAGTCGTTTTCGATCTTATCGCTCCCGAGTACCGTACGCTCTGGTTAGACATGAACCGGCGTGTATGTGCAGGCGATACACTGGAATGGGAATATGAGGTGGTTGGGCTGAAAGGAACACGCCGTTATCTGCAGACACGCGCAATACCGCATATCATGGCAGATGGTAGTCACGCCCAGCTGGCGATCACCAAAGACATTACCGAAACCAGGGTAGCTTCACAAATAGTGGCAGAAAATAAGAAAAGGCTGGAAGTTAGCGAGGCAAGGTTCCGGACATTAGCAGACAAAATACAGAATCTTGCCTGGATGGCTGATGCCGATGGCAATATGTACTGGTATAACGACAGATGGTTCGAATATACCGGAACAACGATGGAGGATATGAAAGGATGGGGATGGAAGAAACTACACCATCCTGATCACCTCCAGAAAGTGATTGATTTTATTAAAGTAGCCTGGACCAAAAATAAGCCATTTGAAATAACCCACATGTTACGGGGCAAGGATGGCAACTATCGCTGGTTCCTCTCGCAGGGTACGCCCATCTTAGATACTGCAGGTAACATTATCGAATGGATGGGTACATTGACAGACGTTGATGAACAGCAACAGTCACTGGTCCTGCTTGAAAACAAAGTAGCGGAAAGAACAGAACAGCTGAATCAGGCGAATATGGCACTTCTCCGTTCAAATAATGAACTGCAGCAGTTTGCACATGTCGCCAGCCATGACCTCAAAGAACCGGTCCGTAAGATTGGTATCTTCACAAACCTTTTGCAGGAGCAACTAAAAAGAGGTAATACCGACAAAGCAGTCGCATACAGTGAGAAGATTGAACATGCGGCCACCAGAATGGCAGCACTGATCGAAGGTATCCTGCAATATGCCTCTGTCGACGGTCAGCAGCAGGAGAGTATGCACGCAGATCTGAATCAAATCATGCAATATGTTCAGACAGATCTGGAGCTTGCCATACAGCAGAAAGAAGCAAAGATCATTTTTAAAGATGTGATGCCTGTTGTAAAGGGTATGCCTGTATTGCTGCAACAACTGTTTTATAACATTATCAATAATGCGCTAAAATTCTCCAGACCTGATATACCTCCACAGATAGAAATTTCGGCGGGTATATTGCATGAACAGGAAGTGATTGTCAACGGACTGAATCCAAAACTTCAATATGTGGCTATTTGTATCAGGGATAACGGAATTGGCTTTGATCAAAGCAATGCGCAGAATATTTTCCGGACCTATTATCGCCTCAACTCAAAAGACCAGTACGAAGGTACCGGTCTTGGATTATCCCTCTGCCGCAAGATCGTAGAACGTCATGGTGGTACAATCGAAGCGGAAGGAATAGCAGGGGAAGGCGCTCTTTTCAAAATAGTATTGCCCGTAAAATGA
- a CDS encoding Crp/Fnr family transcriptional regulator translates to MDIQLLLTHMRQFVEPTEEEIAFLESGLIARPFKQGETIVQSGDPARYLAFVNQGYTLTYYTDGEGIDHVIRFAAAGWWSGDLYSLSTEALTPLTTKGLSDGELLLLPRLVQNQMLDKYLKFERYFRNLFQTALMRQQMRFVESHSIPAEQRYLKLKETFPGVEQYLPQKYIASYLGITPEFLSKIRKQLSRKTS, encoded by the coding sequence ATGGATATCCAGTTGCTCCTTACGCATATGCGACAATTCGTTGAACCAACCGAAGAGGAAATTGCCTTTCTGGAATCCGGTTTGATTGCCAGACCCTTTAAACAGGGAGAAACCATTGTGCAAAGTGGCGATCCGGCGCGCTACCTGGCATTTGTCAATCAAGGGTATACGCTTACCTATTATACCGATGGAGAAGGCATCGATCATGTGATCCGTTTTGCAGCAGCGGGCTGGTGGTCAGGAGATCTTTATAGTCTGAGTACAGAGGCCCTCACACCATTAACGACTAAAGGTTTAAGCGATGGCGAGTTATTGCTATTACCAAGATTAGTACAGAATCAGATGCTGGATAAGTACCTGAAGTTTGAGCGGTATTTCCGGAACCTGTTTCAGACTGCCCTGATGCGACAACAGATGCGTTTTGTCGAAAGTCATTCTATCCCTGCTGAGCAACGCTATTTAAAGCTAAAGGAAACCTTTCCGGGCGTAGAGCAATACCTGCCTCAGAAGTATATTGCATCTTATCTTGGCATTACGCCAGAGTTTTTAAGTAAGATCAGAAAACAGCTTTCCCGAAAAACGTCTTAA
- a CDS encoding ATP-binding protein, with amino-acid sequence MDRGIMDSKRRDLNQGMAERILSLDWSKTPVGERSSWPQSLISTIKMLLGSRYPMILLWGEELIQIYNDAYTALIGDKHPYALGKSIKETQAESWAVIGPMITEVMTTGISNWVPEQLLAVNRTGFNEETYFSLSYSAVENDENKISGMLCVCSEITHQVVAERRLRIQRDLSAAASNANSIEQVFEDIMAVAGNYTTDLPFTILYMLENEQWVCRGMTGVPADEYASAPWQMEKAMHGQTIITDNVAQFMTVRGGLWNELVQKSVTIPIPSAIPSRPLGMLVAGVNPNAVLDENYLSFYALLSGQISVAVRNAFAYDEERKRTAYLAEIDRAKTAFFNNISHEFRTPLTLILGPLHDILIHQANSSSKHTIDQVSIAYSNAVRLLKLVNTLLDFSRIEAHRMQASYTPVDLSQFTTELASSFESAIKKENLFFHIDCTQLSDVIYVDTQMWEKIVFNILSNALKFTFTGGISVSLQETAENAVLIISDTGVGIPAEELPHIFDRFHRVTSSRSRTHEGTGIGLALTKELVTIHGGDITAVSQPDVGTTFTIRIPKGTAHLDAKSIREFIDKEGTDFLQESYTNEISSWQRMDDKAITTTDADGDLILVVDDNSQMANYIQKMLSRHWKVITASNGREALSLIYQEAPALVVSDVMMPDMNGFELLNAIKSDVEISNIPVILLSARAGKEATIEGLEKGANDYIIKPFYADELIARVSTQLQLRKAELANTHLRERAESQRLFQKELERMVRDRTADLTKINAELEQFAFAASHDLQEPLRKILLYSQMLANEISSDQQKAGRYLEKIMTSSARMRNLINDLLNFSRLSIKEVAFTSTDLNTILENLLVDLELQINRSQAKITYTDLPVIEAVPLQMQQLFFNLLSNALKFSDTRRTPAITVQASIATSADVALLSVPDPSAEYVKIVITDNGIGFDQKYADQIFTMFQKLHHRTAYAGTGIGLALCKKVVINHHGIIHAMSVEGEGSKFTIILPSRQSTPNGGTGVSDGADL; translated from the coding sequence ATGGATAGAGGAATAATGGATTCAAAAAGACGTGATTTAAACCAGGGCATGGCCGAGAGAATTCTTTCTTTGGACTGGTCAAAGACCCCTGTAGGTGAAAGATCCTCCTGGCCGCAAAGTCTTATATCCACGATTAAGATGTTGCTTGGTTCGAGATATCCGATGATATTATTATGGGGAGAAGAGCTTATTCAAATATATAATGATGCTTACACCGCGTTGATCGGCGATAAGCATCCCTATGCCCTGGGCAAGTCAATCAAGGAAACCCAAGCTGAATCATGGGCCGTCATAGGACCGATGATCACAGAAGTGATGACTACCGGCATATCCAACTGGGTACCTGAGCAATTACTTGCTGTAAATCGTACTGGGTTTAATGAAGAAACATATTTCAGTCTTTCCTATAGCGCTGTTGAAAATGATGAGAATAAGATTTCGGGGATGCTTTGTGTGTGCAGTGAAATCACCCATCAGGTTGTAGCAGAAAGACGGTTACGCATACAACGTGATCTTTCTGCTGCAGCCAGTAACGCCAATAGTATTGAACAGGTGTTTGAGGATATTATGGCAGTAGCTGGTAATTATACAACAGATCTCCCATTCACGATCCTATATATGCTGGAAAATGAGCAATGGGTTTGTCGTGGGATGACGGGCGTGCCTGCCGATGAATATGCATCTGCCCCATGGCAGATGGAGAAGGCTATGCATGGGCAAACCATCATAACTGATAATGTAGCGCAATTCATGACAGTACGGGGAGGATTATGGAACGAACTGGTACAAAAATCAGTAACAATACCCATTCCTTCCGCGATACCATCCAGGCCACTTGGGATGCTGGTCGCAGGAGTTAACCCTAATGCGGTACTGGATGAAAACTACTTATCGTTTTATGCACTGCTGTCCGGACAAATATCTGTAGCTGTCAGAAATGCATTTGCTTATGATGAAGAGCGTAAGCGCACAGCTTATCTGGCGGAAATTGACAGGGCTAAAACTGCTTTTTTCAATAATATCAGTCATGAATTCAGGACGCCCCTTACGTTGATCCTGGGACCGCTCCACGACATCCTTATCCATCAGGCCAATTCAAGTAGCAAGCACACCATTGATCAAGTCAGTATTGCTTACAGCAATGCGGTCAGGTTGCTAAAGCTGGTAAATACATTACTGGATTTCTCACGTATAGAGGCTCATAGAATGCAGGCCAGTTATACTCCTGTCGATTTATCACAGTTTACAACTGAGCTAGCCAGTTCTTTTGAATCGGCTATTAAAAAAGAAAATCTCTTCTTTCACATCGATTGTACCCAACTAAGCGACGTTATCTATGTGGATACACAGATGTGGGAGAAAATTGTCTTTAACATTTTATCCAATGCGCTTAAATTCACTTTTACAGGTGGCATTTCTGTCTCCTTGCAGGAAACAGCTGAAAATGCGGTGCTTATAATTTCAGATACTGGTGTGGGGATACCTGCAGAAGAGTTGCCCCATATATTTGACAGATTTCATCGTGTCACCTCATCGCGTTCACGTACGCATGAGGGTACAGGAATCGGGCTCGCACTTACCAAAGAATTGGTGACCATCCATGGAGGAGACATTACGGCTGTCAGTCAACCGGACGTTGGCACAACATTTACCATACGTATACCAAAAGGTACTGCTCACCTGGATGCTAAGTCAATCAGGGAATTCATTGATAAAGAGGGAACTGATTTCTTACAGGAAAGTTATACTAATGAAATTTCTTCCTGGCAAAGGATGGATGACAAAGCAATTACTACTACCGATGCGGATGGAGATCTTATCCTTGTAGTGGATGACAATTCACAGATGGCCAACTATATTCAAAAAATGCTCTCAAGGCACTGGAAAGTAATAACTGCCAGCAACGGGCGTGAAGCACTATCATTGATCTATCAGGAGGCTCCTGCACTTGTAGTCTCTGATGTGATGATGCCTGACATGAATGGTTTTGAACTGCTGAATGCCATAAAAAGCGATGTTGAAATCAGCAACATTCCAGTGATTCTGCTGTCTGCCCGGGCAGGAAAAGAAGCCACCATAGAGGGGCTTGAGAAAGGAGCAAATGACTACATCATTAAACCATTCTATGCGGACGAACTGATTGCCAGGGTATCCACACAGCTACAGCTCAGGAAAGCGGAACTTGCAAATACGCATCTCAGGGAGCGTGCAGAAAGTCAACGCCTGTTTCAGAAAGAACTGGAGCGCATGGTAAGGGATCGTACTGCTGACCTGACAAAGATCAATGCCGAACTTGAGCAATTTGCTTTCGCTGCAAGTCACGATCTGCAAGAACCGCTTCGCAAGATATTGCTCTATTCGCAGATGCTCGCAAATGAAATTTCTTCAGATCAACAGAAAGCTGGCAGATATCTGGAGAAAATAATGACTTCATCTGCGCGGATGCGTAACCTGATTAATGACCTCCTGAATTTTTCACGCCTCAGTATAAAGGAGGTAGCATTCACATCAACTGATCTCAATACAATTCTAGAGAACTTACTAGTTGATCTGGAGCTACAAATCAACAGGTCACAGGCAAAAATTACATATACCGATCTACCGGTCATAGAGGCAGTACCACTACAAATGCAGCAGCTTTTCTTCAATTTGCTTTCGAATGCACTTAAATTCAGCGATACCAGAAGAACTCCGGCTATTACCGTGCAAGCCAGTATAGCAACATCAGCGGATGTAGCTTTACTTAGTGTACCTGACCCGTCAGCGGAATATGTCAAAATTGTCATAACAGACAATGGCATCGGCTTCGATCAGAAATATGCTGATCAGATCTTTACCATGTTTCAAAAACTACATCACCGCACAGCTTATGCGGGGACCGGTATAGGACTGGCATTATGCAAAAAAGTGGTAATTAACCATCATGGTATTATTCATGCAATGTCTGTTGAGGGTGAGGGCAGTAAGTTTACGATTATACTTCCGTCGCGGCAATCAACCCCAAATGGGGGTACCGGTGTTAGTGACGGGGCAGACTTATAA
- a CDS encoding DUF6660 family protein, whose translation MRIATFILSLVMFVLGFVPCADANRLPEGNTQTMTQNHEHNSQHNDECTPLCSCACCSVPYYQVHLDPITIAISNLPEPVYASYLSSPVIKISASIWQPPRF comes from the coding sequence ATGCGAATTGCCACTTTCATATTAAGTCTGGTTATGTTCGTGCTCGGCTTCGTGCCCTGCGCTGATGCAAACCGCTTGCCTGAAGGCAATACGCAGACGATGACGCAGAACCATGAACATAATAGTCAGCACAATGATGAATGCACTCCTTTATGTTCCTGCGCATGTTGTTCCGTTCCTTACTACCAGGTTCATTTAGATCCTATTACTATTGCCATCAGTAACTTACCAGAACCGGTGTATGCGTCTTATCTGTCTTCTCCGGTAATAAAGATTTCCGCCTCTATCTGGCAACCTCCCCGGTTTTAA
- a CDS encoding YceI family protein translates to MNDQSKISWKIDNGHSSVGFKIRHMAIANVSGAFLDFEGQVYSTSPDSFEGAAVDVEIRVDSLNTNHSERDTHLRSELFFDAAKYPVIRFKGILRGDQLSGELTMCAITRNVVLEANLMGSGQGRFGEMRAGFELNGKINRKDFGLTWSMLTEAGGLIVGEEVKLDMNIELVRS, encoded by the coding sequence ATGAACGATCAAAGTAAAATCAGCTGGAAAATTGATAACGGACACTCCTCTGTAGGATTCAAGATACGACATATGGCCATCGCCAATGTAAGCGGTGCATTCCTGGACTTTGAAGGCCAGGTGTACAGTACATCGCCGGATAGCTTTGAAGGAGCGGCTGTTGATGTTGAGATCAGGGTTGATAGTCTTAATACCAATCATAGTGAACGGGATACACACCTCCGGTCCGAACTATTTTTTGACGCAGCAAAATATCCTGTCATCCGTTTTAAGGGCATATTGCGTGGCGATCAACTCAGTGGTGAGCTAACCATGTGTGCTATTACAAGGAATGTTGTATTGGAAGCCAACCTGATGGGATCAGGACAGGGGCGTTTCGGAGAGATGCGGGCAGGGTTTGAATTAAACGGAAAGATCAACAGGAAAGATTTTGGTCTGACATGGAGCATGCTGACGGAAGCAGGCGGCCTGATCGTTGGTGAAGAAGTGAAACTGGATATGAATATTGAGCTGGTCCGATCTTAA